The genomic interval TACATTGAAACAAAATTATCATATAAAGATAGTTATTGAGTATAAAATTACAATAGTGCTTATTAAAAAAATAAAAAGTCGAAACCAAATTTAATATATGATTTCGACTTTTAATCTGAAATTAGAGAATATAATTGGAATTACTCAAAATGTTACATCTACAACTCAATATTAAGAAAACAATTTTACGTTTCCTGAGTGATGTAACTCACCAATGCTTCAAAAAGATGACGCATTATAATATGGGCATTGGTGAGTTGGAGGTTAAGCATCCTTTCCTACATAATCAAATTGTGTCGTGCATTCTATTTCTCTTTACGTTGGCGTCTGAATCCGAATGCTGTTAAGACTGCGCCAACCATCATCGCCATTAAAGCCCCACGTGTATTTTGAGTCATATCCCCAGTTTTTGGTAATTCAGTCAAATGGTCATCTGGTAATGATTGTGCTGCGACATTTTCAACTTGTACGGGTGCTTGTTCTGTTGGTGCATTGTCCATACCGTGTTGCATTGGTGCTGCCGTTGGATGCATAGGTGGCAACACTTGGTTCGTTGGTGTTGTAGTGATAGGATTTGACGCGCCTTCATCCCCCGTCGTTGCTTCAGGTAGTGTAACAGTTGGCGCATCTGTTCCATTTGTTGTCATGACGCCTTTGACTTCTGTATTGTCTGTCGTTGCACTGACATTCACATCAGTGGTATCGCTATTATTGTCTGGTGCATTGCTTGGATTGGCGTTACTGTCATCTGTTCCATTCATTGGTGCGCTATCACCGTTTTCTTGAGTGGTATCAGGCTTTGGTGCTTCAACTTCACGGATAGAAAGGTTGTCTAGAATGAAATCTTTCGTCCCTTCGAAGTTGATTTGATTGCCTTCTTTCACACCTCTTGGATCATTTGGTGTTTTCGTTGAGTAAATACCAATCCAAGTTTGACCGTTTTCATCACCTGTCACTTTAAATGTCACGCGTTTTGCTTTGCCGCCATCGACTGTGTTTTTCAATGGTGTCTGCTCAAAGTTACGATTTTTTGAAATGTCTCCGCTTCCTGTGGCAAAGGCATACGTATCGTCAGAACCCGCTTCATAATCAAATGACACTTCATATGTTTTTCCAGGCTCGAAGTAGAAGTTTTGCGGAACCGTTTGGATAACCATTTTATCTTTACCTGTTTGACCGTTTACCTTAAGCGACCATTTGCCATCAATGACATCATCGACACGTTTATTGTTCCAACCGCGTTGTGTATACGGTGCATTTTTTTCAGATAAGTGAACACGATTATCTTCAACGCCTTCAACTTCTGACACGACGAATGGGAATAACCCTTGTGGTACATTTTCAAAGTCTTGGTTAAATGTGCCGTTTTGAAGGAGATTCGCGTTACTTTCTAACACACGAATATCATCGAAATAAGTGGCACCTTCACCTGGGTCACGTTGAATCGTAAAATCTGCTTTGCCGTCTTCCGGTGCAACGAAGTACACGTACATGTTTTGGAAGTAACTACCGCCATTTTTAAACGTCGCAGCATTGTTATTATGTGCATCTGCTTTCACATAGTTTTTCGCGATCGATTGACCCGTTTCGTTACTTGCGAGCGTTTCACCATGATGTGTCACTGCAATGTGCGCCGCTGCGTTACTACGGTTATCGACGCCAACATAGACAGCGTAACGTTGACCCGGTACTAAACCTGTCAATTGTTGCGTTAATTTCGTTGTTTTTGTTGGACTATCGATTTTTAGCATTTCATTCGATGTTGTAGACTTTTCGATGCTCACTTTATCTTGATTGCCCTCGATTGTCCAAGGTGTGAGTTGTTGTGAGTTAAAGCCGGCATCTTTCACGTGCATGTCTTCGCTCCAGTTCACATCTGTGTTGTCTGGTTGTGCGACTTTATAAATGACATATGGTGTGTCTGCTTTGATGTTATCGAGTGTCACTTGATGGTCCTTCACTGCTACTGTACGTGGTGACTTACGACCTGTTTCGGTTAATTCGTAAAGCACGACTTGGTCTGTATCCCATGATTCAGGTAGTGTCCAAGTAGTTGAACCGCCATTTTTATTCCAGTGATACAATTTTTCGTTATCGCCAGTTAATGGTTGGCCGTTTGAATCCCAATCCCATGGCAATAAATAGGAATCACCATCGAGTACAGTGCGACCGTTCAACTCCATTGTACGTGAGCGGTAATTATCAATGTCGTTTTGATAGTCGTTAGATTTGCGTTTAACAGTGACTTTATCACCGGCCTCATTTTGTAAATCAACTTGCATTTCTGGTGTCCAGTCAATCGTTTGACCATTGGCAGTCATTTTAACAGGGTCACCATCGACGATACGCATCACTTTATAATGCTGTAAAAACTTCGTCGGTAAGTCGACGTTGAAAATGTTTTTAATATAAGCCGAATAATCGTTTCGACCTTGCCAACCTTCAAAGTCTTTCATATCATAGCCGCCAAGAAGTGGGAAGTCGGCTGCACCTGAATATTTTGGATAGTGACCCACCCATGAATCTTTTTGATGGTTACGCAAAAAGCGTGCCACTTCTGAATTAATCCCTTTATTTTGATACGTACCATAAGTTAAATCCGCTGCCCAGTGTTGGAATGTTGAGTCATATTCCATACCGTGACCCCATTCAACGCCGACGCGCCAACCTAAGTCATTGATTTCTTTCGCTAATTGGTGTGATGGCCAAGCACTGTTATCACCAGATTGTCCGTTACCCCATACATCGACGTAAATAAAGTCGAGATCATCACCGACAATTCGTTTAAGTGCTTCGAAACGTGC from Staphylococcus sp. MI 10-1553 carries:
- a CDS encoding endo-alpha-N-acetylgalactosaminidase family protein, with the protein product MFNQQKQHYGIRKYAIGTSSVLLGVTLFITHDATASATENNTPAKTETNQAETTSSHTSPTDVTQPNADTNASTTTKETTQQTDQTTSPQEQTQPKADQTAPKDTSDINQTQTADSTTAPPVTDAPKANDDTTHPESATVAKKEDTQTAPTADNTPQAQQPPQSEASQEVQQQATVEDATPQQNASTEVQPKNVGAASTKQEQHTNKSTAPTPYAQQADKATTDVTIKSVDSNAQPSSPAQDQPEDANTADKATVATPPRDNAKTADPNKTMTRAAATQQDDAVDTLTSKEMTATIDKSFPAVKYYTLKNGKKVDAQVTDARQIIVNGEVITPTVKYNKIDDHTAEYDLTAQNDSRSIDANFKFRLSVEGQTVDLQMTDYTNNNTDPQNVIRNFGFVSQSLVSVNNQQKNAKLQTTKMSTNTMQSGDKSYNIDENFKNNFNDFMMYGFVSNDDYSAGLWSNAQIGFGGDQDFLRVNAQSTETDNGVAVGLGSMPWFIQKDAEHPDAKDQGLLPHVKIAIAEDENKDGEINWQDGAIAYRSIMNNPYGAEEVPDLVGYRIAMNFGSQAQNPFLKTLDGVKKFYLNTDGLGQSILLKGYNSEGHDSSHLDYDNIGQRMGGVKDFKTLLQKGANYGARFGLHINASETYPESKAFDPDLLRKNEDGTYMYGWNWLDQGFNIDADYDLTHGRKARFEALKRIVGDDLDFIYVDVWGNGQSGDNSAWPSHQLAKEINDLGWRVGVEWGHGMEYDSTFQHWAADLTYGTYQNKGINSEVARFLRNHQKDSWVGHYPKYSGAADFPLLGGYDMKDFEGWQGRNDYSAYIKNIFNVDLPTKFLQHYKVMRIVDGDPVKMTANGQTIDWTPEMQVDLQNEAGDKVTVKRKSNDYQNDIDNYRSRTMELNGRTVLDGDSYLLPWDWDSNGQPLTGDNEKLYHWNKNGGSTTWTLPESWDTDQVVLYELTETGRKSPRTVAVKDHQVTLDNIKADTPYVIYKVAQPDNTDVNWSEDMHVKDAGFNSQQLTPWTIEGNQDKVSIEKSTTSNEMLKIDSPTKTTKLTQQLTGLVPGQRYAVYVGVDNRSNAAAHIAVTHHGETLASNETGQSIAKNYVKADAHNNNAATFKNGGSYFQNMYVYFVAPEDGKADFTIQRDPGEGATYFDDIRVLESNANLLQNGTFNQDFENVPQGLFPFVVSEVEGVEDNRVHLSEKNAPYTQRGWNNKRVDDVIDGKWSLKVNGQTGKDKMVIQTVPQNFYFEPGKTYEVSFDYEAGSDDTYAFATGSGDISKNRNFEQTPLKNTVDGGKAKRVTFKVTGDENGQTWIGIYSTKTPNDPRGVKEGNQINFEGTKDFILDNLSIREVEAPKPDTTQENGDSAPMNGTDDSNANPSNAPDNNSDTTDVNVSATTDNTEVKGVMTTNGTDAPTVTLPEATTGDEGASNPITTTPTNQVLPPMHPTAAPMQHGMDNAPTEQAPVQVENVAAQSLPDDHLTELPKTGDMTQNTRGALMAMMVGAVLTAFGFRRQRKEK